One stretch of Paenibacillus sp. AN1007 DNA includes these proteins:
- a CDS encoding glutamate-5-semialdehyde dehydrogenase, producing MSEVREKAGRAKSVVNELNRLTTEQKNAALRVMADALIAASDAIISANAEDLDRGREQGTPESMLDRLALNKERIAGIAEGLRQIAELPDPVGEVLETFTRPNGLHIEKLRVPIGLIGIIYEARPNVTVDAAGLCLKTGNAVLLRGGSSALSSNRKIVEVLHQALAATAMPADALQLVEDADRASVDEMLKLNGLLDVIIPRGGASLIRTVVANATVPVIETGAGICHTYVDESADDVMAADIAINAKAQRPSVCNSMETLLLHEAYAAKHLPSLAERFREANVVLKGCENVRRLVPTALEASEEDYATEYNDYILNIRIVNDLDEALQHIAHYGTKHSECIVTRDTAHAERFMHEVDAAAVYHNASTRFTDGFEFGYGAEIGISTQKLHARGPMGLPALTSSKYRITGNGQIRQ from the coding sequence ATGAGTGAAGTGCGAGAAAAAGCCGGCAGAGCCAAATCTGTCGTGAACGAACTGAACCGACTGACTACCGAACAGAAAAACGCTGCACTGCGCGTTATGGCTGACGCCTTGATTGCAGCCTCTGATGCCATCATTTCCGCCAATGCAGAAGATTTGGATCGCGGCAGAGAACAAGGGACGCCCGAATCGATGCTCGACCGGCTTGCATTGAACAAAGAACGTATAGCAGGTATTGCCGAAGGCCTGCGGCAAATTGCAGAACTTCCTGATCCAGTCGGCGAAGTGCTCGAAACTTTTACACGTCCCAATGGTCTGCATATCGAAAAATTAAGAGTGCCTATCGGCCTAATCGGCATTATCTATGAAGCTCGTCCTAATGTAACGGTTGATGCAGCAGGACTTTGCCTTAAAACAGGCAATGCAGTGCTGCTGCGCGGCGGTTCTTCTGCGCTGTCCTCCAATCGGAAAATTGTCGAGGTGCTGCATCAGGCACTTGCAGCAACCGCTATGCCTGCGGATGCACTGCAGCTTGTGGAAGACGCAGACCGTGCATCTGTTGACGAAATGCTCAAACTGAACGGTCTGCTGGATGTCATCATTCCGCGCGGCGGTGCATCTCTTATCCGTACTGTCGTCGCCAACGCAACGGTACCCGTCATCGAAACGGGTGCTGGCATCTGTCATACGTATGTCGATGAGTCGGCGGATGATGTGATGGCCGCAGACATCGCGATCAATGCCAAGGCACAGCGCCCATCGGTATGTAATTCCATGGAAACCCTGCTGCTGCATGAAGCGTATGCGGCAAAACATCTCCCATCACTGGCCGAGCGTTTCCGTGAAGCAAATGTGGTTCTTAAAGGCTGTGAAAACGTTCGCCGCCTTGTTCCGACAGCGCTTGAAGCATCAGAGGAAGATTATGCAACCGAGTATAACGATTATATTTTGAACATTCGCATTGTGAACGATCTGGATGAAGCACTGCAGCATATTGCACACTATGGAACCAAACACTCCGAATGTATCGTAACCCGGGACACAGCTCATGCTGAACGCTTTATGCATGAAGTCGATGCAGCAGCTGTCTATCACAATGCCTCGACTCGTTTCACTGACGGATTTGAGTTCGGGTACGGTGCGGAGATCGGAATCAGTACACAAAAACTTCATGCACGCGGTCCGATGGGACTGCCTGCGTTAACCTCCAGTAAATACCGGATTACGGGTAACGGCCAGATTCGTCAATAA
- the proB gene encoding glutamate 5-kinase gives MTSRIVVKIGSSSLTTEEGGLDRRAISFFADEIASLSAQGHEVLLVTSGAVAAGFREIGYPQRPKPLHEKQAAAAVGQALLMQAYQQAFAAHRVTTAQILLTRTDFHSRKRMGNAGMTVEELLKQRVIPIFNENDTVSVDELKFGDNDLLSALVANLVKAQHLVIVTDTNGLYTADPRKDPAAKRYDRIPEITAEIYAYAGGSGSSVGTGGMRSKVDAAKVATRGGVPVFVGSVKEPGDLQLAVDGTGKGTYFETKLASLSRKKQWLGFMSTPLGTVVVDQGAEEALVHGGHSLLPVGVKRVLGTFHAGDVVEVQGPDETLLGRGIVNYDDDQLRQIAGLPSGEVMKQLNSIHRLEVIHRDEWITLK, from the coding sequence ATGACCTCACGTATTGTCGTTAAAATCGGGAGCAGCTCATTGACAACCGAAGAAGGCGGTTTGGATCGTCGGGCAATCTCATTTTTTGCAGATGAAATTGCCTCCCTGTCAGCACAGGGCCATGAAGTGCTGCTCGTTACATCCGGTGCAGTTGCCGCCGGATTTCGGGAGATTGGATACCCGCAGCGTCCCAAACCGTTACATGAGAAACAAGCAGCTGCCGCTGTCGGTCAGGCTCTGCTGATGCAGGCATATCAACAGGCTTTTGCAGCGCACCGCGTTACTACGGCACAAATCCTATTAACTCGTACTGACTTTCACAGCCGCAAGCGGATGGGAAATGCAGGCATGACTGTAGAAGAACTGCTGAAACAGCGTGTCATTCCGATTTTTAACGAAAATGATACCGTGTCTGTTGACGAATTGAAATTTGGCGATAACGATCTGCTATCTGCATTGGTCGCCAACCTGGTCAAGGCACAGCACCTTGTTATTGTCACAGATACCAATGGATTGTACACAGCAGATCCACGCAAAGATCCGGCGGCCAAACGCTATGATCGTATCCCTGAAATCACAGCCGAGATATACGCGTATGCGGGGGGCTCGGGATCATCTGTGGGTACAGGCGGGATGCGCTCCAAGGTCGATGCAGCCAAAGTGGCTACACGCGGAGGCGTACCCGTATTTGTCGGAAGTGTAAAAGAACCTGGGGATCTGCAGCTGGCGGTCGATGGAACAGGCAAAGGCACGTATTTTGAAACAAAACTGGCTTCTCTCTCCCGTAAAAAGCAGTGGCTCGGCTTTATGTCCACTCCACTCGGTACGGTCGTTGTGGATCAGGGCGCCGAAGAAGCATTGGTTCATGGCGGTCACAGTCTGCTTCCTGTAGGCGTGAAGCGTGTACTGGGAACCTTCCATGCCGGAGACGTAGTCGAAGTACAGGGTCCAGATGAAACGCTCCTGGGTCGCGGTATCGTCAATTATGATGATGATCAGCTTCGTCAGATCGCAGGCCTGCCGAGCGGTGAGGTTATGAAACAGCTGAACAGCATCCATAGGCTTGAAGTGATTCATCGGGATGAATGGATTACCTTAAAATAA